In Mycobacterium branderi, the DNA window TCCTGGCACGATCTCCGCCAACTACATTGCGCGAGAGATCGGCGCGACGTGGGGCACCGTGCAGTACCAGTTCGGCGACACCGACGGATTCTGGGCAGCGGTGCTGCGTTACACGGCCGAGCGACGAGCCGATCTCTTCGCCGATCCGGACACTTCGCGCAGCCTGCGTGGGCGCGTAGCCGACATCATCGACACGCTTTATGACGGCCTGACCAACCGCGATTCACGAGCAATTGAGCATCTTCGGGCCGCGCTGCCGCGCGATCCTGCCGAGCTTGAGCGGCTCTATCCGCAGACGGCATCCGAACTGTATTCGTGGGGGCAAGGGTGGTTGGAAACGTGTCAGAAGGCATTCGCCGACCTGCACATCGATCCTCGTCGCGTTCGCGAAGTGGCGTTTCTGATTCCCGGCGCGATGCGGGGCATTGCCTCCGAAAGGCAACTTGGCACCTACTTCGACCTTGACGAAGCTCGCCGCGGCCTGACCAACGCGATTGTGGCCTACCTCGATGACCGCGATCGATGAAGTGCCGTCCGGCTCTTGGGGTGGCTGACGGGACTCGAACCCGCGACACCCAGGATCACAACCTGGTGCTCTACCAGCTGAACTACAGCCACCATTGCCGCCAGCCCAGCCGGCGGCGACGTCGATACTAGCCGCTCGGGTGCTCGGCAGCCGAATCGATTCCCTCCGCCGAGTTCACCGGCGCCCCCAGCTCGGCGGCTACCGCCGCGATCTCGCTGGTAGCCGGTCCCGGCGGCGGCACGAACGCGGTCCGTCGGTAGTACTGCAGTTCGCGGATCGACTCGTGAATGTCGGCCAGCGCGCGGTGCGCCAGACCCTTGGCCGGCTGCCCGTAGTAGATGCGCGGGTACCAGCGCCGGCACAACTCCTTGATCGAGCTGACGTCGATCATCCGGTAGTGCAGGTAGGAATCCAGAGCCGGCATGTCGCGGGCGATGAAGCCGCGATCGGTCGCGATCGAATTGCCCGCCAACGGCGCTGTCTTGGGTTGTTTAACGTGCTCCCGGATGTAGTCGAGCACCATCGTTTCCGCGGTCGCCAGGTCGACGGTGGAGGCGCGCACCTCGTCGATCAGCCCCGAACGGGCGTGCATGTCCCTGACCACGTCGATCATCGACGACAAGGCCGCATCGTCGGCGTGGATCACCACATCGATACCGTCGCCGAGGATGTTCAACTCGCCATCGGTAACCAGGACGGCGATCTCGATCAGCTTGTCCGTGCGCAGGTTAAGCCCGGTCATCTCGCAGTCGATCCACACCAGGTGGTCACGCACAGCGTTCACAACCAACACACGTTAGCCGCAGCACCTGCCGACACGCGCAGCTGGCAGTAATGTCGACCAGTGCTGGCATGAATCAGGGGAGAGGACACGCGCGTTATGAGCAGCGAATCGACAGCAACCCCCGCAAAGCAGATCGCGGCCGGCTACGCCGTCGACGGCCAGGCGCTGGAGCTGGGCACCGTCGTCGTCGACGGCACCGCCGATCCCGCCGCCCAAGTCCGCATCCCGCTCGCCACCGTCAACCGGCACGGTTTGGTGGCCGGGGCCACCGGTACCGGCAAGACCAAAACGCTGCAGCTGCTCGCCGAGCAGCTCTCGGCTGCGGGCGTGCCGGTGCTGATGGCCGACGTCAAGGGCGACCTGTCCGGCCTGTCCAAGCCGGGAGAGAGCAGCGACAAAATCACCGCGCGCGCCAAGGAAACCGGCGACACGTGGGAGGCGAGCGCCTTTCCCGTGGACTTCTTGTCGTTGGGCACCAAGGGAATCGGTGTTCCGGTGCGGGCCACCATCGAGAGCTTCGGCCCCATCCTGCTGGCGAAAGTCTTGGGGCTCAACGCAACTCAAGAATCGACACTGGGCCTCATTTTCCGCTATGCCAAAGATAAGAACTACGAGCTGCTGGACCTGAAAGACCTGCGCGCGGTGATCAGCAAGCTCACCAGCGACGAGGGCAAGCCCGATCTGAAAGAACTCGGTGGCGTCTCCGCGCAAACGGCTGGCGTCATCCTGCGTGCCCTGGTCAATTTGGAAGGCGAAGGTGCCGACACCTTCTTCGGTGAGCCGGAACTAAAACCCAAGGACCTCTTGCGTTTTGACGACAAAGGCCATGGGGTCATCTCCCTGCTGGAGCTGGGCGACCAGGCAGCACGCCCGGTGCTGTTCTCCACCTTCCTGATGTGGGTTCTGTCCGATCTATTCAAGTCCCTGCCCGAGATCGGCGACGTCGACAAACCCAAGCTGGTGTTCTTCTTCGACGAGGCCCACCTGTTGTTCAGCGAAGCGTCAAAGGCGTTTCTGGAGCAGGTCGAGCAGACCGTCAAGCTGATCCGCTCTCGCGGTGTCGGCGTGTTCTTCTGCACCCAGCTGCCCACCGATATCCCCAACAGCGTGCTGTCGCAGCTGGGCGCGCGCATCCAGCATGCGCTGCGCGCGTTCACGCCCGACGACCAGAAGGCGTTGACGAAAACGGTTCGTACGTATCCGAAAACTGATGTCTACGACCTCGCTTCGGCGTTGACTTCGCTCGGCATCGGCGAAGCGGTGGTCACGGTGTTGTCGGAGCGCGGCGCCCCGACCCCGGTGGCGTGGACCAGGCTGCGCTCACCCCGTTCGCTGATGGCCGCGATAGGCGACGAGGCGATCGGCAAGGCGGCGCAGGTCAGTCCGCTGTGGACGACGTACCATGACACCGTCGATCGCGAATCCGCCTACGAGAAAATCGAAGCCGAAAAGAAGCAAGCCGCCGAGGCGGGCCCGCCCGCGGAGGCGCCATCGAAGCCCGCGGCGGTCGAGAAGAAGCCCGGCTGGTTCAGGCGGTTCATCAATAGCAAGGGCTTCCAGACTTTCCTCAACGCGCTTGGCCGGGAACTCGTGCGCAGCATGATGGGCACCAGCCGACGGCGCCGCTGACTTAGGCTCCGCGAAAGTGCAACTAGCGACGCGTTGTTCGAGAGCGAGCGTCGGCAGTTGCACTTTCGCGACGAAACAAACCTATCCGCCGCCCAGCTTCTTGTAGAAGCTGCCGACGATCGGCGCGACGATCGCGCGCGGCGCGTACCCACTGGCCACCGACATCGCCTTGGATGTCAGGCCTGGAACGACGCGCATCTTGTTGCGCTCCAACGCATCCAGCGACACCTTGGCTGTGTGCTCGGTCGAAATCCACAGGAAGTCGGGCACCAACCTCTCCACCAGCGAGGCCTCGGACTCATCGGGTAGCTCGGTGCGCACCGGCCCGGGCGCCAGCAGGGTCACATGCACACCGGAGCCGCGCAGTTCGCCGCGCAGCGATTCGCTGAAAGTGTTCGCGAACGCCTTGGTGGCCGCGTACGTCGCGTTATAAGGAATCGGCGAATTGCCCGCCGCCGAACCGGAAATCAAGATACCGCCCGCCCGGCGCTCGACCATGCCCGGCAGCACAGCCAGCGTAAGATCATGCACCCCAAGGACATTCAGCTGCACCTGAGCCTTCTCACCTTCAGGGTCAAGGCCGGCCACTGGGCCGAACGTCGCAGTGCCCGCGTTGGCGCACAGAACCGAGACGGGACGGGCGGCCAGCTCGTCGCACAGTTTCGCCCGGTCTGCCGGGTCGGCCAGGTCGGCCGGCCGCACATCCACGGCGACTCCGTACTGGGAGACCAGGCGCGCGGCAAGCTCGTTGAGCAGGTCCTCGCGTCGCGCCGTGACGATCAGGCTGTGGCCGCGCGCGGCCAATTCGGTGGCCAGCGCTTCGCCGATGTTCTGCGATGCGCCGGTGACAACAGCCCGCGCATCGGGGCTGGGAGCGGGTACAGGCATGCGGCCCATCGTAAGCATGCGGGTCGCTACCAGCGGTTACCCTCCCAGCATGGGCAACCCGGAGCCGGGCGGGCGCGCACCCGGGCGATCCGGGGTGCTGGCGTGGGCGCTGTGGGACTGCGGCGCCACCGGCGTGAGCGCGATCGTGGTGACCTTCGTGTTCTCGGTGTATCTGACCAGCACCGTCGGCGAGGGCATGCCCGGCGGCAGCTCACCGGCCAGCTGGCTGGGACGCGCCTTGGCCGTCGCCGGGTTGACGATCGCGCTGCTGGCGCCCGTCATCGGCGTGTGGGTGGAATCCCCTCGCCGCCGGCGCACCGCGCTGATGCTGCTGACCGTCCTCGCCGTCGTCCTGACCAGCGCAATGAGCCTCATCCGCGACCAACCCGCCTACCTGTGGCCCGGCCTGGCGCTGCTGGCCGGCACCGCCGCCTGCGGCGATCTCGCCAGCGTCCCGTACAACGCGATGCTGCGTCAGCTGTCCACCCCGCAGACCTCCGGACGGATCTCCGGGTTCGGCTGGGCCGCCGGCTATGTCGGCAGCGTCGTGCTGCTGCTGATCGTCTACCTGGGCTTCATCTCCGGCACAGGCGACACCCGCGGGCTCCTCCACCTGCCCAGCGGCGACGGCATGAACGTGCGCGCCGCGATGCTGCTGGCCGCCGCCTGGCTGGCACTGCTGGCCCTGCCGCTACTGCTGACCGCCCACCGGCTGCCCGCATCGACTGAGACGGCGCCAGCCGCTAAGGGCGTACTGGGCGGCTACCGCAGACTGTGGGCCGACCTGACCGCCGAATGGCGGCGCGACCATAACCTGGTGTACTTCCTGCTGGCCAGCGCCGTCTTTCGGGACGGCCTGGCCGGGGTGTTCACCTTCGGTGCGGTCCTCGGCGTCAATGTGTACGGCATCTCGCAGGCCAACGTGCTGATCTTCGGAGTGGCCGCCAGCGTGGTCGCCGCATTCGGCGCGGTGCTGGGCGGGCTGGTCGACGACCGGCTCGGATCCAAGACCGTCATCGTGGGGTCACTGGCCGCGATCATCACGATGGGGCTCACCTTGATGACGCTGTCGGGTCCACGCGCGTTCTGGGCGTGCGGGCTTCTGCTGTGCCTGTTCATCGGCCCGGCGCAGGCTTCGGCGCGCACGCTACTGCTGCGAATGTCCAAACACGGCAAGGAAGGTGTTGCCTTCGGGCTCTACACGATGACCGGGCGGGCGGTGTCTTTCCTTGCACCGTGGCTGTTTTCGGTCTTCGTCGACGTGTTCGGCGCGGTCCGCGCCGGGATGGGCGGGCTGTGCCTGGTCCTCGGCATCGGGCTGGCGGCCATGGTGATGGTGCGCGCACCGCGCCGCGCCGCCGTCGTGCCGCAAAGCGCCGGTTAAGAGGGCGCGTCGCAGACGGTCAAACCCGAGCCGGTGTGCTCGCGCACCTGGACACCGGCCACCGTGACCGTGCACGTGACCTTGTTGCCGATGTTGATGATCGTGACGTTGGCCTTGCGATCGCCGGACTTGGGCAGGCTGACTTGTTTGCTCCACGGCAGCGCCACGTTGAACTCGGTCTGCATCACGCCGCCGGTATCGACGTAGGTGATGCTGATTGCCCGGCCCTCCCCGCTGACGTTGTAGACGACTGCCTCTTCGCCGGCGGCACTGGTGGTCTCGCTCGATTCCGACGGCTCCGACGTCGACGTAGTGGCGCTGGGCGCCGATGTAGTTGTCGACGGCGACGCCGCCGACCCGGACGTCGTGGAACCCGGCATTGCGGGCAACGGCTCGACCGCGGTCTGTTTTCTGGCCGCGCCGTTGGCGATCACCAGCGCGATGACGAGCGCCGCCACCAGCAACGCCGCGGCCGCCACGGCGACCCACAACCAGCGCGGCGGCTTCGGCCGCCCGGGCGGAGGCGTGGTCGGCTGATCCGGCAGCCAGTACTGCGGCAACTTCTCGGTCGGGTTGGTTTCGGTCGGTCCCGGGCGCGGCGGAGAACCCTGGTAGTACGGCGTTTGACCGGCGTAGGCGGGGTCGTTGTACGGCGAATAGGGCTGGCGGAGCCGCTCGGTCGGTTCGCCGCCGGGCCGAGCCGGACGGGTGTAGTCGGGTCGACGCGGATCGTTCATGCCCACCTCACCCTGGCAGGGTACCTGCCCTGGCGGTCAACGCGGCGACGGTCATCGCCCGCATCACCGCCCGCGACCGCGCGGCCCTGCTCTCGGCGCGCTTCATGCTGTGCGGGGTCGAGTTCAGCAGCCCGAACACGGCATGCGCCATCAGCCGCGCGTCGGCTTCGGCAAGGCCGGGTTCCAGCTCGCGCAGCACACCGACCCACACCTCGACATACTGCCGCTGTGCCCGTCGCACCTGACGCTCGGCGGTCGCGGGCAGATGCGCGAGATCGCGGTCCTGGATGCGGATCAAATCCGGTTCACCCAAGGCGAATTCGAGGTGGAAGTCGATCAGGCCGTCGAGAGCCTCGGCCGGGTCAGCACTGCGGGACTTCACGTCTCGGGCGCCTGCGAGTAGCCGGGTGCTGATGCCGACGAGCAACTCGACCAGCAGCGACTCTTTGTTGGGGAAGTGCCGATAGATAGCCGGACCGCTGACGCCGGCCGCCGCGCCGATGTCCTCCAGCCGCACCGCCAGGAACCCGCGCTCGGCGAACAGTCGCTCCGCTGCCGCCAGCAGTTGCGCCCGCCGGTCGGACTTGAGCTGGCTACGGCGGTTGACTGCCTGGCCGGCTGGGGCAGACGGTGCCATGAACGGCCTCCTAGACAGTTCGGTTAATCTCCACTAACATAGCACGAGTTAGTCATCATTAACCGAAATCGGCGGGTAGCGGATGACCACTGCAGTCGTGAATCGCGAGGCGCACCAGGCGCTGGTGGCCCAGCTGCGCGAGAAGCTGGCCGTGGCCGCGCTCGGTGGACCGGAAAGCGCGCGCGAGCGACACGTGGGCCGCGGCAAGCTGCTGCCGCGCGACCGGGTCGACGGTCTACTCGATCCCGGCAGCCCACTGCTGGAAGTAGCGCCTCTAGCCGCCAACGGCATGTACGACGACGAGTGTCCCGGCGCGGGCATCATCACGGGGATCGGCAGGGTCTCGGGCCGCGAGTGCATGATCGTCGCCAACGACGCGACGGTCAAAGGCGGGACCTACTATCCGATCACCGTCAAAAAGCACCTGCGGGCCCAGGAGATCGCCGGGCAGAACCGGCTGCCCTGCATCTATTTGGTCGACTCCGGCGGCGCGTTCCTGCCGCGACAGGACGAGGTGTTTCCCGACCGCGAACATTTCGGCCGAATCTTCTACAACCAGGCCAACCTGTCCGCCGAAGGCATCCCTCAGATCGCCGCAGTGCTCGGATCCTGCACGGCCGGTGGGGCTTACGTTCCCGCGATGAGCGACGAGGCCGTGATCGTGCGAAACCAGGGCACGATCTTCCTCGGCGGACCGCCGCTGGTGAAGGCCGCCACCGGAGAAGTCGTCACCGCCGAAGAGCTCGGCGGCGGCGACCTGCATTCCAAGACCTCTGGCGTCACAGACCATCTCGCGCACGACGACCGCGACGCACTCAACATCATTCGGCGCATCGTTGCCACCTTGGGACCGCGGGGGCCGCGCGCCTGGGACGTGCTGCCGACCGTCGACCCGATCGCCGAGCAGACCGAGCTCTATGACGTAGTGCCCGTCGACCCCCGGATTCCCTACGACGTACACCAGGTGATCACCCGCATCGTCGACGGCGGCGAATTCGGTGAGTTCAAAGCGGAATACGGCACCACGTTGGTCACCGGATTCGCCCGCATCCACGGCCATCCCGTCGGGATCGTCGCCAACAACGGCGTCTTGTTCGGTGAATCTGCTTTGAAGGGCGCTCATTTCATCGAACTCTGCGATAAGCGCATGGTGCCGCTGCTGTTCTTGCAGAACATCTCCGGGTTCATGGTGGGCCGCGACTACGAGGCCGGCGGCATCGCCAAACACGGCGCCAAGATGGTCACCGCGGTGGCCTGCGCGCGGGTGCCCAAGCTGACAGTGGTGATCGGCGGCTCCTACGGGGCGGGTAACTATTCCATGTGCGGGCGGGCGTATTCGCCGCGGTTCCTGTGGATGTGGCCGAACGCGCGAATCTCGGTGATGGGCGGCGAGCAGGCCGCATCGGTGCTGGCAACAGTCCGTGGCGAGATGACGGCCGAGGAGGAAGAGGCATTCAAGGCGCCCATCCGCGCGCAGTACGAACACCAGGGCAACCCGTACTACTCGACGGCGCGGCTGTGGGACGACGGGGTGATCGACCCTGCTGACACCAGAACAGTTGTGGGGCTTGCACTTTCAGTAGTCGCCAATGCGCCAGTCGAGCCGGTCTCCTACGGCGTGTTCCGGATGTGAGTGTGATGGGTTTCGATACAGTTCTGGTCGCCAACCGCGGAGAGATCGCCGTCCGGGTGATCCGCACGTTGAAGGCGATGGGCATCCGGTCGGTGGCCGTCTACAGCGACGCCGACGTCAACGCGCGTCACGTCGCGGAGGCGGACGTCGCCGCGCGCCTCGGTCCCGCACCGGCTCGCGACAGCTACCTCAACATCGCCGCGGTCCTCGACGCCGCCGTGCGCACCGGCGCGCAGGCGGTGCACCCGGGATACGGCTTCCTCTCGGAGAACGCGGATTTCGCGGCGGCGCTGAGTGCGGCCGGGTTGACCTTCATCGGCCCGCCCACCAATGCCATCCAGACGATGGGCGACAAGATCGCCGCCAAGGCCACGGTGTCGGAGTTCGGCGTGCCGGTGGTGCCCGGCATCGCCCGGCCGGGCCTGACCGACGCCGAACTGATCGCCGCCGCCGAGGAGATCGGCTACCCGGTGCTCGTCAAGCCGTCGGCCGGTGGCGGCGGCAAGGGCATGCGGCTGGTGGAACGGGCCGCGGACCTGCCCGCCGCACTGAGCGGCGCTCGCCGCGAATCAGCCGCCGCCTTCGGTGACGACACGTTGTTCCTGGAGCGATTTGTGCTGCGGCCCAGGCACATCGAGGTCCAAGTACTGGCCGATACCTACGGCAACGTGGTGCATCTCGGCGAACGGGAGTGCAGCCTGCAACGGCGGCACCAGAAGGTCATCGAGGAGGCGCCGTCGCCGCTGCTGGACGCGGCGACACGGGCCCGGATCGGCGCCGCCGCCTGTGACACCGCGCGCAGTGTGGACTACACCGGAGCCGGCACGGTCGAATTCATCGTCTCCGCCGACAAGCCGGAGGAGTTCTTCTTCATGGAGATGAACACCCGGCTGCAGGTCGAGCACCCGGTCACCGAGATGGTCACCGGCTGGGACCTGGTCGAGTGGCAGGTGCGCATCGCCGCGGGGGAGAAGCTCACCGCGACCCAATCCGACATCACCCTGCACGGTCACGCGATCGAAGCCCGGATCTACGCCGAGGACCCGGCCCGCGGATTCCTGCCGACCGGTGGCGACGTGCTGACGCTGGTGGAGCCGAAAGACCCTGGGGTGCGGGTTGATTCCGGCCTGTCGGCCGGGATGGTGGTCGGCAGCCAGTACGATCCGATGCTGGCCAAGGTGATCGCCCACGCCGCCGACCGGCCCGCCGCGCTGAGAGCGCTGGACCGAGCGCTGGCCGACACCGCGGTGCTCGGGGTGGTCACCAATGTGGAGTTCGCCCGGTTCCTGCTCGCCGACCCCGACGTCGTCGCGGGGCGGCTGGACACCGGACTGCTGGACCGGCGAGCCGGCGATTTCGTCGCGGCGCCGGCGTCGGACCAACACTTCATCGCCGCGGCGGCCTACCGCTGGCTGGGGCTGTGGCCGGTGCCCGGCGCCGACCTGTGGCAGGTGCCCTCCGGCTGGCGCGTCGGCGCCGCCGCGCCCGTCAGTGTGCGGCTGCGGGCCGGCGAGCGCACCGACCACGTGCACATCACCGGCACCCCCGCCGAC includes these proteins:
- a CDS encoding TetR family transcriptional regulator — translated: MVRSTKADSARRRPNRRGTATRENLLEAALRALASGDPGTISANYIAREIGATWGTVQYQFGDTDGFWAAVLRYTAERRADLFADPDTSRSLRGRVADIIDTLYDGLTNRDSRAIEHLRAALPRDPAELERLYPQTASELYSWGQGWLETCQKAFADLHIDPRRVREVAFLIPGAMRGIASERQLGTYFDLDEARRGLTNAIVAYLDDRDR
- the orn gene encoding oligoribonuclease; amino-acid sequence: MRDHLVWIDCEMTGLNLRTDKLIEIAVLVTDGELNILGDGIDVVIHADDAALSSMIDVVRDMHARSGLIDEVRASTVDLATAETMVLDYIREHVKQPKTAPLAGNSIATDRGFIARDMPALDSYLHYRMIDVSSIKELCRRWYPRIYYGQPAKGLAHRALADIHESIRELQYYRRTAFVPPPGPATSEIAAVAAELGAPVNSAEGIDSAAEHPSG
- the cmrA gene encoding mycolate reductase (Catalyzes the final step in mycolic acid biosynthesis.), yielding MPVPAPSPDARAVVTGASQNIGEALATELAARGHSLIVTARREDLLNELAARLVSQYGVAVDVRPADLADPADRAKLCDELAARPVSVLCANAGTATFGPVAGLDPEGEKAQVQLNVLGVHDLTLAVLPGMVERRAGGILISGSAAGNSPIPYNATYAATKAFANTFSESLRGELRGSGVHVTLLAPGPVRTELPDESEASLVERLVPDFLWISTEHTAKVSLDALERNKMRVVPGLTSKAMSVASGYAPRAIVAPIVGSFYKKLGGG
- a CDS encoding MFS transporter; translated protein: MGNPEPGGRAPGRSGVLAWALWDCGATGVSAIVVTFVFSVYLTSTVGEGMPGGSSPASWLGRALAVAGLTIALLAPVIGVWVESPRRRRTALMLLTVLAVVLTSAMSLIRDQPAYLWPGLALLAGTAACGDLASVPYNAMLRQLSTPQTSGRISGFGWAAGYVGSVVLLLIVYLGFISGTGDTRGLLHLPSGDGMNVRAAMLLAAAWLALLALPLLLTAHRLPASTETAPAAKGVLGGYRRLWADLTAEWRRDHNLVYFLLASAVFRDGLAGVFTFGAVLGVNVYGISQANVLIFGVAASVVAAFGAVLGGLVDDRLGSKTVIVGSLAAIITMGLTLMTLSGPRAFWACGLLLCLFIGPAQASARTLLLRMSKHGKEGVAFGLYTMTGRAVSFLAPWLFSVFVDVFGAVRAGMGGLCLVLGIGLAAMVMVRAPRRAAVVPQSAG
- a CDS encoding MmpS family transport accessory protein, with product MNDPRRPDYTRPARPGGEPTERLRQPYSPYNDPAYAGQTPYYQGSPPRPGPTETNPTEKLPQYWLPDQPTTPPPGRPKPPRWLWVAVAAAALLVAALVIALVIANGAARKQTAVEPLPAMPGSTTSGSAASPSTTTSAPSATTSTSEPSESSETTSAAGEEAVVYNVSGEGRAISITYVDTGGVMQTEFNVALPWSKQVSLPKSGDRKANVTIINIGNKVTCTVTVAGVQVREHTGSGLTVCDAPS
- a CDS encoding SACE_7040 family transcriptional regulator, which produces MAPSAPAGQAVNRRSQLKSDRRAQLLAAAERLFAERGFLAVRLEDIGAAAGVSGPAIYRHFPNKESLLVELLVGISTRLLAGARDVKSRSADPAEALDGLIDFHLEFALGEPDLIRIQDRDLAHLPATAERQVRRAQRQYVEVWVGVLRELEPGLAEADARLMAHAVFGLLNSTPHSMKRAESRAARSRAVMRAMTVAALTARAGTLPG
- a CDS encoding carboxyl transferase domain-containing protein, translating into MTTAVVNREAHQALVAQLREKLAVAALGGPESARERHVGRGKLLPRDRVDGLLDPGSPLLEVAPLAANGMYDDECPGAGIITGIGRVSGRECMIVANDATVKGGTYYPITVKKHLRAQEIAGQNRLPCIYLVDSGGAFLPRQDEVFPDREHFGRIFYNQANLSAEGIPQIAAVLGSCTAGGAYVPAMSDEAVIVRNQGTIFLGGPPLVKAATGEVVTAEELGGGDLHSKTSGVTDHLAHDDRDALNIIRRIVATLGPRGPRAWDVLPTVDPIAEQTELYDVVPVDPRIPYDVHQVITRIVDGGEFGEFKAEYGTTLVTGFARIHGHPVGIVANNGVLFGESALKGAHFIELCDKRMVPLLFLQNISGFMVGRDYEAGGIAKHGAKMVTAVACARVPKLTVVIGGSYGAGNYSMCGRAYSPRFLWMWPNARISVMGGEQAASVLATVRGEMTAEEEEAFKAPIRAQYEHQGNPYYSTARLWDDGVIDPADTRTVVGLALSVVANAPVEPVSYGVFRM
- a CDS encoding acetyl/propionyl/methylcrotonyl-CoA carboxylase subunit alpha, coding for MGFDTVLVANRGEIAVRVIRTLKAMGIRSVAVYSDADVNARHVAEADVAARLGPAPARDSYLNIAAVLDAAVRTGAQAVHPGYGFLSENADFAAALSAAGLTFIGPPTNAIQTMGDKIAAKATVSEFGVPVVPGIARPGLTDAELIAAAEEIGYPVLVKPSAGGGGKGMRLVERAADLPAALSGARRESAAAFGDDTLFLERFVLRPRHIEVQVLADTYGNVVHLGERECSLQRRHQKVIEEAPSPLLDAATRARIGAAACDTARSVDYTGAGTVEFIVSADKPEEFFFMEMNTRLQVEHPVTEMVTGWDLVEWQVRIAAGEKLTATQSDITLHGHAIEARIYAEDPARGFLPTGGDVLTLVEPKDPGVRVDSGLSAGMVVGSQYDPMLAKVIAHAADRPAALRALDRALADTAVLGVVTNVEFARFLLADPDVVAGRLDTGLLDRRAGDFVAAPASDQHFIAAAAYRWLGLWPVPGADLWQVPSGWRVGAAAPVSVRLRAGERTDHVHITGTPADATGRIEDGENHSLQAYLADGRLVLTLDGVRTEYAVAAAEHQIWLHGAGTTAVLEEVREAPVRPDDAHSGDAELTSPMPGSVVAVGVDDGVDVQTGAMVVTVEAMKMEHALAAPVDGVVELLVAVGDQVKVGQPLARIKANTKG